In Deinococcus irradiatisoli, the genomic stretch GTTCCTGCCGCGCCTGCGCTCGGTGCTGGCAGCCCGCAAGCAGCCGATCAAGCTGGCCGGCATCGTCGGCCCCGGCATTCTGCTGAAGCTGGTGGTGGGGCAACTGCGCCTCAGCGAACTCGAAGCCCGGGTCAGCCGGATTCTGGGGGTGCAGGCGCGGGCGCTGATCACCCCGCACGCCGCCGTGGGCACCGACATCGACAAGGAAGGCGACCTGGCTTTGGCCGAGCGGGAACTCGGCGGGCCGCAGGCTTGAACTGGAAATCCGACTTGAACTCGGGCGCGGCGCGGCGCAAGATGAAGCCAGTCAATTCAGTCAGCGGCGCCGCGCCGGGCCACCGGAAATTGCGGGCGCTGCCCTTGCCATGCTGCCCCTGAATCGGGCAATATGGCAAGCATGCCTCACGTGATTGTCAGTTCCTGCATCGGTGTCAAAGATCAAGCCTGCACCGAAGTGTGCCCCGTCGAGTGCATTTATGACGGCGGCGAGCAGTTCTTAATTCACCCCGACGAATGCATCGATTGCGGCGCCTGCGTGCCGGCCTGCCCGGTCAGCGCCATCTTCCCGGAAGAAGACGTGCCGGAAGGCGAGACCGAATTCATCGCCAAGAACCGGGTGTTCTTCGGCCTCTGAGCTGTTCCGACGCCCTTCAGCGCTCGCCCGCCGGGTGGGCGCTTTTTCGTGCCGGCCCGTGCGCGGGTGGCGCCACCGCCCAGCTTCGCAGCAGCGCCCAGCCCGCCGCCGCGCTCAGCAGCGCCAGCGGCAGCAGCAGCACCAGGGCGTCGCCGCGCCGCCACAGCGCGCAGGCCATCAGCAGCGGCACCGCCGGGGCCGAGGCCAGCAGCACGGCGGCGCTGAGGGTGCTGCCGGGTTCGGGGCTGCGGGCCTGACGCCAGGCCAGCCCCAAGGTCAGCAGCGAGCACAGCAGCGCCACCCCTGAGAGCAGCCCGCTGATCTGGGCGGGCCAGCGCGGCTGCAGGGCAAAGCCCAGCGGCACCCCGATCAGCACGCCCGGCAAACTGAGCGCGCCCAGGCCGATCAGGTACAGCCCGCGCAGCCGCTTAAAGGTCGCGGGCGGCGCCTCGGGCTGGGGGGGGGCCACCTTCACAGCGCGGATTCGGTGGCCGCGCTCAGGCGGGCGCTCACGCCGCCCACCTGCAATGCGGCATCGGCTGGCAGGTCCTTGCGAAGTCTCGCCAGCGTCAGCGTGCCGCTGCTGGCCCCGCTGCGGCCCACCACCTTGCCTTCCAGGGTCACGTCGCTGTGGGGCGGCAACTGCTCGCCGCTGAGCTGCGCCAGGTGGTAGCGGGTGTTGCCGCGCGCCTCCAGGCGGGCCATGATCTCCTGACCCACGTAGCAGCCCTTGCGGTAACTCATGGCGCTGTCCAGGCCGACTTCCTGCGGCAGGTAGCCGGCCCAGCCGTCCTGCGCCGCGTCGCTGATGCTGGCGCGGATACGGGCCGCTTCCAGTTCGTCCAGCGGGCGCTCCTCGGCGTTCAGGGCCGAGAGCAGCGCGTCCTCGTGCCGCCGGAGGTAATGCAGGTCGAGGCCGGGGTCACCGCTGCGGTTGACCCGCCCGGCCAGCACCGTGAACCCGGCTTCGCCGAAGGTCAGGTTCTGAACGTCGGGGCCGTCCTGCGCCCAGCCCGGCACCGTCTGGCTCCAGACGTGCAGGGTGGCGAGCTCCTGGCTGAGGTCCTGCACCTCCACCTGATCGAAGATGATGTACTTGCGAAAGCGGGCCGCCAGCAGGGGAGCCTGACCCTCGGCCAGATGCAGGTAGATGTCGTGCTCGCGTTTGTAGATGCGGGCGAACAGTTCGATCTGGCCCTTGGGGTTCAGAAAACAGGCCGCCACCATGCCGGGGGTGGGCGCGGCCTTGAGGTTGTTGGTCATCTGGCCCTGCACGAAATCAAGCCGGTCGGCGCCGCTGAGGCGCAGGGCGCTCGACGGCAGGCGGGTCAGGGCCGGCGGGGAGGCAGTCATGGCTTCAGGGTAAGCCAAGCCGCCGGGCCAAACTGTGTACCCTGAGCCATGAACCTCGAACAGTACCGCCATCCCGGCGCGCCGCGCTTCAAGCTCTACGCCAGTTTGTACGCCGCCCTGGTGCTCAGCGCCGTGTTGGGCGGCAAGCGGCCCGGTGAGGTCGGCACCGTGCAGACCCTGCGCAGCAGCAGCTTTGCCCGCATCATGTTCATGGACATCGGGATGCTCAGCACCCTGGGCGCGCTGTACCTGATGCTGACCGGCAAAACGCGGGCGCGGCTGCCCGGCGCGGCGGCGACCCTCTTTGCCGGCAGTTTCGCCCTGATTCCGGCGCTGGCCTGGGAAGACTGGGCGGCCCTGCGGCGCGGCAGGCAGGAGTGAGCCGCCCTCAGAGTTCGCGAATCTTTTTGAGCACTTCTTCCGGGCGCACCGAGTAGTCGCCGGTCTTTTCCTCGACGAAGCGGAAGCGCACCCGGCCTTCCTTGTCGATCAGGAACACTGCCCGACCGGAAATGGCCCGGTCCTCGATCGCCACGCCGTAGCTGCG encodes the following:
- a CDS encoding YgfZ/GcvT domain-containing protein, giving the protein MTASPPALTRLPSSALRLSGADRLDFVQGQMTNNLKAAPTPGMVAACFLNPKGQIELFARIYKREHDIYLHLAEGQAPLLAARFRKYIIFDQVEVQDLSQELATLHVWSQTVPGWAQDGPDVQNLTFGEAGFTVLAGRVNRSGDPGLDLHYLRRHEDALLSALNAEERPLDELEAARIRASISDAAQDGWAGYLPQEVGLDSAMSYRKGCYVGQEIMARLEARGNTRYHLAQLSGEQLPPHSDVTLEGKVVGRSGASSGTLTLARLRKDLPADAALQVGGVSARLSAATESAL
- a CDS encoding ferredoxin, which produces MPHVIVSSCIGVKDQACTEVCPVECIYDGGEQFLIHPDECIDCGACVPACPVSAIFPEEDVPEGETEFIAKNRVFFGL